The Chloroflexota bacterium nucleotide sequence TGATGGTCTCCAGTATGAGGCTGGTCTTACCGGATCCTGGTGAAGACATCACATTTATGCAGGAAACATTCTTGCTCTGCAGCAGCGCATGATTTCTCTCTGCGATCTGGTCATTGGCGCTCAGGATATCCTTTAGAACTTTTATCTCCACGATTACTCTACCTCAATGCTTTCAACATAGAGTTCCTTGCCGGCCGTGATTTCCAGGCTGACATTGTGGCATTTGGGGCAGGACCAGTCGAATTCCTTGGGGGTAAATACCTCTTCGCAATTGTGGCAACGCGCCTGCGTGGGGATTTCCCTGAATGAAAGAGTCGCTCTTTCTGCATTGGTGCCTTTGCTGAGGTAGTCAAAGTAGAACTGCAGGCAGTC carries:
- the hypA gene encoding hydrogenase maturation nickel metallochaperone HypA, which gives rise to MHELAITQSMLDLVLDEANKTGAARVQKINLVLGEMSGIAGDCLQFYFDYLSKGTNAERATLSFREIPTQARCHNCEEVFTPKEFDWSCPKCHNVSLEITAGKELYVESIEVE